One window from the genome of Gemmatimonadaceae bacterium encodes:
- a CDS encoding HAMP domain-containing sensor histidine kinase, with translation MIAASCLTVAAVHLFVWLRSRDAWMNLLLANCAVSAAAVVAFDVALMHAETPTQFAVMLRWLHVPLAWALISTMFFARAYLEAGRNWLLWLTVAMRLVVLALNFAVPVNLNFREITAIQSVTVLGESVTVPVGRPNPLMLLGNAGVVLLLAFLLDASITAWRKGRRTQALLMGAILGPAVFIALIRATQFVMGARELHSPYFISVVPLGFLLVVCIGLSGDLLRATTLARELKESHEQMILTQTELERVSRLTAMGEFAAALAHEVLQPITAILLNAKAALASLPETGPGVEDVRAGLRGVIEAGQRATEITQRNRELFRHHRVRTAPLDINAVIEESRTLASRQLTESGVHVATSLAAHLPEVRGDRVELQQVLLNLIANAIDATNARPAARLWIRSSEGTDGVRVEVGDNGIGLARVDTGRMFSLSYTTKPHGTGVGLSVSRAIVDAHGGRIWAESNAEGGASFYFTLPLGGAGAGELPQATVRSSATTGVQ, from the coding sequence ATGATCGCGGCGTCCTGCCTCACGGTCGCCGCTGTTCATCTGTTCGTCTGGCTTCGCTCGCGCGACGCATGGATGAACCTGCTGCTGGCCAACTGTGCCGTCTCGGCAGCGGCCGTCGTCGCATTCGACGTCGCCCTGATGCACGCCGAGACGCCCACGCAATTCGCGGTCATGCTGCGCTGGCTCCACGTGCCGCTCGCGTGGGCCCTGATCTCGACGATGTTCTTCGCGCGCGCATACCTCGAGGCCGGGCGAAACTGGCTCCTGTGGTTGACGGTCGCCATGCGCCTCGTCGTTCTCGCGTTGAACTTCGCGGTCCCGGTCAACTTGAATTTTCGGGAGATCACGGCGATTCAGAGTGTGACGGTCCTAGGCGAATCCGTCACGGTTCCGGTTGGACGGCCGAACCCGTTGATGCTCCTGGGCAACGCGGGCGTGGTGCTGCTGCTCGCGTTCTTGTTGGACGCATCCATCACCGCATGGCGAAAGGGCCGGCGGACGCAGGCGTTGCTCATGGGCGCGATCCTTGGTCCGGCGGTCTTCATCGCGTTGATCCGTGCGACGCAATTCGTGATGGGCGCCAGAGAGCTCCACAGCCCATACTTCATCAGCGTGGTTCCGCTCGGATTTCTCCTCGTCGTCTGCATCGGATTGAGCGGTGACCTCCTGCGCGCCACCACGCTGGCGCGCGAGCTCAAGGAGAGTCACGAACAGATGATCCTCACGCAAACGGAGCTCGAGCGCGTCTCTCGCTTGACGGCGATGGGCGAATTCGCGGCCGCCCTCGCGCACGAAGTTCTTCAGCCGATCACCGCCATTCTCCTCAATGCCAAGGCCGCCTTGGCCTCGCTTCCGGAGACCGGCCCGGGTGTCGAGGACGTGCGAGCCGGTCTCCGCGGCGTGATCGAAGCGGGTCAACGAGCCACGGAGATCACCCAACGGAATCGCGAGCTCTTTCGGCATCACCGCGTGCGGACCGCCCCGCTCGACATCAACGCGGTGATCGAGGAGTCGCGCACGCTGGCGTCGCGGCAGCTCACGGAAAGCGGCGTACACGTCGCCACGAGTCTCGCCGCGCATTTGCCCGAGGTCCGCGGCGACCGCGTCGAGCTCCAACAGGTGCTTCTCAATCTCATCGCCAACGCGATCGACGCGACAAACGCGCGACCGGCGGCGCGACTCTGGATTCGTTCGTCCGAGGGCACGGACGGCGTCCGCGTCGAGGTCGGCGACAACGGCATCGGCCTCGCGCGCGTCGACACCGGCCGAATGTTTTCGTTGTCGTATACAACCAAGCCACACGGTACCGGTGTGGGGCTGTCGGTCAGCCGCGCGATCGTCGACGCGCACGGCGGACGCATTTGGGCGGAGTCCAACGCCGAAGGCGGCGCGAGCTTCTACTTCACGCTTCCACTTGGCGGAGCCGGCGCCGGCGAGTTGCCGCAGGCGACGGTTCGCTCGAGCGCGACCACCGGCGTGCAGTGA
- a CDS encoding GNAT family N-acetyltransferase — MVRIRPATAADLPALGRLGALLVRAHHDFDAKRFISATAETEGGYSWFLGTQLDKPSICVLVADDAGEVIGYTYAGVEGRDYMSLRGPAGVLYDVVVDPAHRKHGVGRQLVEAALAFLKGHGSRQVVLSTATQNAAAQRLFESVGFRKTMIEMTTELTG; from the coding sequence GTGGTCAGGATCCGACCGGCGACCGCCGCCGACCTTCCCGCACTCGGTCGGCTCGGCGCGCTCCTCGTCCGCGCGCACCACGACTTCGACGCCAAGCGATTCATCTCGGCGACGGCGGAGACCGAGGGAGGCTACTCGTGGTTCCTCGGGACTCAACTCGACAAGCCGTCGATTTGCGTTCTGGTCGCCGACGACGCGGGCGAGGTCATCGGCTACACGTACGCCGGCGTCGAAGGACGCGACTACATGTCGCTGCGCGGACCCGCCGGCGTGCTGTACGACGTCGTCGTCGATCCGGCGCATCGCAAGCACGGTGTCGGCCGGCAACTCGTCGAGGCGGCTTTAGCGTTCTTGAAAGGCCACGGCTCCAGGCAAGTCGTGCTCAGCACGGCCACGCAAAACGCCGCGGCCCAGCGCCTGTTCGAGAGTGTCGGATTCCGCAAGACGATGATCGAGATGACGACCGAGCTGACGGGCTGA